A stretch of the Hydra vulgaris chromosome 09, alternate assembly HydraT2T_AEP genome encodes the following:
- the LOC100210272 gene encoding protein transport protein Sec23A — protein sequence MATYQEFIHQNEDRDGIRFSWNVWPSSRLEATRMVVPVSCLYTPLKERPDLPPICYEPVICSKGSCRAILNPLCQVDFRGKSWICNFCFQRNAFPPHYAGISEEHQPAEIIPQFSTIEYTLPRQLNNPLIFLFVVDTCLDEEDLNAIKDSLQMSLSLLPPTALVGLITFGRMVNVHELGCDGISKSYVFRGNKDITTKQLQDMLGIGQKGQQQQPKLPAPVDEIHNRFLQPIHRCEMSVTDLIGEIQRDPWPVAADKRPLRSTGTALAIAVSLLECSYPNTGGRIMLFVGGPCTQGPGMVIDYELKNVIRSHHDITTDNTPHMKKAIRFYESISSRASDNGHTIDIYSCSLDQLGLLEMKSIPNNTGGYMFMGDSFDTALFKQSFQRVFSKDAKNEFKMAFGVNIEVKTSKELKISGCIGPCTSLEKKGPNISETEIGIGSTSAWKVSGMDSNTTYAFFFEITNSHTAPIPQGGRGCIQFITQYQHSSGQRRVRVTTCARNWVDSANMHHVPASFDQEASAVLMARVAVHRCDSDDNVQDVLRWLDRMLIRLVQKYGEYNKDDAISFRLADNFSLYPQFMFHLRRSQFLQYFNNSPDETAFYRHYLDKEDVTNSLIMIQPILYSYSFHGPPEPVLLDSSSIQPDTILLLDTYFLVLIQNGETIQAWKNMNYQDDPAYENFRQLLQAPIDDAQELLQNRFPVPRYVETYHGGSQARFLLSRVNPSQTHNNMYMMSGGDTGSAILTDDVSLQVFMDHLKKLATSSAT from the exons GTTGTTCCTGTAAGCTGTTTATATACTCCTCTTAAAGAAAGGCCGGACTTACCACCTATTTGTTATGAGCCTGTTATATGTTCTAAAGGTAGCTGTCGTGCTATTCTTAACCCGCTATG ccaAGTAGATTTTCGTGGTAAATCATGgatatgtaatttttgttttcaaagaaaTGCG tTTCCTCCACATTATGCTGGAATAAGTGAAGAACATCAACCTGCTGAAATCATTCCTCAATTTTCCACTATTGAATACACTTTGCCA AGGCAGCTTAATAATCCACTTATCTTTCTATTTGTTGTTGATACTTGTCTTGATGAGGAagatttaaatgcaattaaagaTTCTCTGCAGATGTCACTTAGTTTATTGCCGCCAACAGCACTAGTTGGTCTTATTACATTTGGTCGTATGGTTAATGTTCATGAACTTGGTTGTGATGgaatttcaaaaagttatgtTTTCAGAGGCAATAAAGACATCACAACTAAACAACTGCAG GATATGTTAGGGATTGGTCAAAAGGGCCAGCAACAACAGCCAAAGCTGCCTGCCCCAGTAGATGAAATACATAAcag GTTTCTTCAGCCCATTCACAGGTGTGAAATGAGCGTTACAGATTTAATTGGTGAAATTCAACGTGATCCATGGCCTGTTGCTGCAGATAAAAGGCCACTGCGCTCTACTGGTACTGCTTTAGCAATTGCTGTCAGTTTATTAGAg tgTTCGTACCCTAACACTGGTGGTCGAATTATGCTATTTGTTGGTGGACCTTGCACTCAG gGTCCTGGAATGGTTATTGATTATGAGCTTAAAAATGTAATACGATCTCATCATGATATAACAACAGACAACACACCTCACATGAAAAAAGCTATTAGg TTTTATGAAAGCATATCCAGCAGAGCATCTGATAATGGACACACTATTGACATATATTCCTGTTCTCTTGACCAACTTGGTCTTCTTGAAATGAAATCAATTCCCAATAATACAGG AGGCTATATGTTTATGGGAGATTCATTTGATACTGCACTTTTTAAGCAGTCTTTTCAAAGAGTGTTTTCTAAAGACGCAAAGAATGAATTTAAAATGGCATTTGGTGTAAACATTGAAGTTAag ACATCTAAGGAGTTGAAGATTTCTGGATGCATTGGACCATGTACTTCACTTGAAAAGAAAGGTCCAAACATTTCTGAGACG gAAATTGGTATTGGATCAACTTCTGCTTGGAAAGTCAGTGGAATGGATTCTAATACAACATATgcttttttctttgaaattactAACTCG cATACTGCACCAATACCACAAGGTGGCCGTGGCTGTATACAATTTATCACACAATATCAACATTCTTCTGGCCAGCGCCGTGTACGTGTAACTACATGTGCACGCAATTGGGTAGATTCAGCAAACATGCATCATGTTCCTGCAAGTTTTGATCAAGAAGCATCTGCGGTCCTTATGGCACGTGTAGCTGTGCATCGCTGTGACAGTGATGATAATGTACAAGATGTCTTAAGGTGGTTAGATCGTATGCTAATTCGGCTTGTTCAAAAGTATGGAGAGTATAACAAAGATGATGCCATCTCTTTTCGCTTAGCTGacaacttttctttatatcctCAG tTTATGTTCCATCTAAGACGGTCACAATTTCTGCAGTACTTTAACAATAGTCCAGATGAAACCGCATTTTATCGCCATTATCTTGATAAAGAAGATGTTACAAATTCATTGATTATGATCCAACCTATACTTTATTCATACTCATTTCATGGTCCTCCAGAACCCGTTTTATTGGATTCGAGTAGCATTCAACCAGATACTATATTATTACTTGATACCTACTTTTTAGTTCTTATACAAAATGGTGAA ACAATTCAAGCGTGGAAAAATATGAACTATCAAGACGATCCAGCATATGAAAATTTCCGTCAGTTGTTGCAGGCACCTATCGACGATGCTCAAGAGTTACTGCAAAATCGATTTCCAGTACCAAGATATGTTGAAACTTATCATGGTGGAAGCCAG gcTCGGTTCCTTTTATCCCGAGTAAACCCAAGTCAAACTCACAATAACATGTATATGATGAGCGGTGGAGATACAGGATCTGCGATATTAACTGATGACGTCAGTCTTCAAGTATTTATGGatcatttgaaaaaacttgcaaCCTCTTCGGcaacataa